The region GTACTTCAACATCTCTTGAATATTGTTTCTCTAACCCCCTTCTTAGAAAATTGACACATATAAAATGGTTTTTACTCTATTAAACCCTAGTGGAAATGAAAACTGCTGGAGTTAATTCAGTaaaaattaactgtgtatttATTCTATACAGTACGCTGTACCAACCTGTGGAGACTACAAGAGTAGAGAAAAAAGTCTCCATGTTTCAGAAAACCAGAGTCATTCTGGAAGTCCATAATCTCCTAGGGAACACAAACTAAACTATGTGTGTGGGTATATCTAGAACTGAAAGAAGGGTCATATCCTAGGGGATTTCAGAAGAGAGCTCATTAGCCCCTTGGGATGGCAGGGTGGATGGGGAGTGGGACAGAAGTGGAACATTAGGTAAGGCAATTGAGGAGAATCCTTAAGAGGAGCTACAACTGTACAAATGTGGctctttaattttgaaattaaataaaatctaaaactcAGTTCCTTGGTCACAGTATCTATGTTTCAAGTGCTtattagccacatgtggttagtgaCTCTCATCACAGCagagatatagaacatttccatcattgcagaaacTTGGATTGGACAGAATTATCACCCTTTTTCTCACTTCCATGCAGTGTAGGACACTTGTGACTTCTGTGACAGCACTgaagctgtttttatattttttctttaatgaacatACCATTTAGCTGACGGGAGTAAGATACTTCAGTTGGGATagctattttaaatttctctaatCTAAAGAGGATTAGAGATTAGTCTGATGTCTAAAGCAGTGCAAATTTAAATTGGTGATTTATGAAATACATGGATTAAGGGCTTTTCAGAACTGGTTGTACATTTGTGTTTAAAACATGTTGCTTGAATTAGAACCTGGCTTTCGTTACCTGCCACATATATGGTATTGACTAACTTGTGCTGTACTGAACTGGCAAAATAGGAATCTCCATGTTGAAGTCCTTTGACCCATgatcaaatctttaaaaaatttttaaaaagtttttttaattgagctgaaatctgtataacataaaataaactattttaaagtgaacaTTTCATTGGCATTTAGTGCATTCATGGTGTTGTAAAACTGtcacctctgtctagttccaaaacattttcatcaccccaaaaggaaacctgTATCCATTAAGCAGTTACTTCCCATTCCCATTTTCCTTCTAGCTTCTGTCAACCGCCAGTTCTGCCTTCTGCCTCTGaatatttcatgtaagtggaatggtataacatgtggccttttgtgtctggcttatttcaccgtGATCAAATTTAACTAGCAGTTTTAGGACCCAGATTATCATCTGTGTTAAAACACAGGCTGTACTATTGCCTGACTGTCTTCTGGTAAAATCTTTTCACTTCTTGTTTTAAAAACTGTGGTAATATACCTGGTATTACAACCAGTTCATTAATCTTTCTTTATCCAAAACTACAGTATTAGTTTCTCCTTTTAATTTAGGGTATGGTAGTTTTATTCACTTGTATACTCTGATAACTTTCctacttaattaaaattattcCTCTGAGTACTGATAGGGGTGTGTTTCTGAACATAGAGATATCAGTAGAAAATATGAAACCGTAATTTCATTCCTTGGGAGGTTTACTTCTCTTTCACTAGCAGATGTGAACCCTGCAGGACTTGAGAAATCAAGCACTAATGGTCATCTGTTTGCTAACCATGAACAAATGACTAGGCCTAGTAGAATCCTAAGCCCAGGATCAATAGTAGCCAGTAAAACCTGGATGTGATGTGTATACAAATAAGACCAGGGTAGAATGAACAAGAAGGGTttgcgcgcacgcacgcacgcgtgtttgtgtgtgtgtgtgtttgaagccTGGGTACAACTATACTGAGAAGCTTAAATTAAAGGAACATCTTGCTATATCTGTGATTTTTCTGGTTCATTATTCCAAACACATCAGTTTGCATATGCTGCTAGCACTGCCATTAAATTCATAATGTCACCCACGGTCTGAATGCATGGAAAGTTTTTTCTGCCATGGGGAAACTGGTCAACTTCGTATTTTGAGGCCCTTTAATAATATCATCATTAGATGTATATTAAGCACTTAATTGCTTTTGGTACTTGATTCTATCTCTGTCAACTTTATAAACTTAAGACAAACATACTATAAAAGTAagatgttttgaaaaataaaaccatgaaCAGATTTTGCATTATGCACCCATAAGTACACAATTCCTGTTACCTTCCAAAGCTAATTCAaaggatccccccccccccagtttctTTTCAATACCCTAACCACATGGAATCATCTTAGACATTtcactcttcctttctccctACTCCTATCAGACATCGCCTCCTTTATCTTTGCATTTAACCACTCCTCTCTGGTCGTACTGCTCCTTTGTCCTGATAGCATACTTTCTTGTAAGTAGTGATGTTGGTCTTTCTGCTTTTTAGTGTCTTTACCTCTCTGGCTCATCCATATACTGCCATAGAATGATCTTCCTAAGTGACACTTGGCACTGTCACttctttcctcaaaaaaaaaaaaaaagttgccccTTACCTTTCAGGGTCAGGAATTACTTTCTTCAACATTTCATGTTATTGAAGATTGGGCCCAGAACTTTTTGTTGACTTGTGGACGTTAATACTTTCTGGGCACTGATTTTAAATACGAGTTTTTTTGCAGGTTATGAATTCACTATTCTTTATTACTTGGTGTGCACGATTCTTTGATGTCTTTTTGCATCTTGtagatttttaaagcaaaagtacTTACATGTTGGAGTATCATTTAGGTTTATcagatgtaaaaaataaacttacataCTGGAGTATCAGTATATATTTCTCATATATCTCTTCAGTGATGTCATAAGATTTATAGTGTGACAGTTGTGGAAACTGGATTGTTGCTTGACCTTAGAATTCTAATATAGGACAAAATTGGCATTATTGTAATTACTTTTTCTGAGATGATGTAAGGGCCTGTATGCATTTCAGATACTTTATATGAATGTCCTTTCTACTTTATTGGTATCAAATAGAATTTTTTCAAGGATCTTGATGATAACATGTATGATTATAGAATCTTGGACTTACTGCATTCTTGGGCTAGAGCTACTGAGAGAATCAGGAGAAGGAATGTGTATTTGTCAAGCAAAATCTTACTAATTTGATCTGTGCTGGGCTGCAGATTACTCTTATAATATCTGTAAAGGAAAAGCTTATGAAGCAAATTTAGAGAATAAGTGTGCTTTTGTGACTACATTTCAGttactgaaaatgtttttaaattggctgtAATTGGTAGATATTTTTAGTGGGTTAAATAGACTTGTAGTTTGAAAGCCTGAATTAGTTGCCATTGGTCTGAATTatagaggtttttgttttgttattgaacttctatttttatggtattttagAAGATGAGTAAAATGGATGTATAGGTCTCAATTTTTAATAGaacttatttctattaaacagCATCTGTGGAACCATCTCAAGAGGAACAGTCATTGTGTGAAGGTAATTTTCCCTGATGGGACTCTTTGAATATCTAATGAGAAAACATTAAGTTCTCTATGGTACTAGTACTAGGTActattttgtaaatatatattatatctcAATTTCTTGTCTAGGTTCAAATTCAGCTGTTAGCATGGAACTTTCAGAACCTGTTGGTAAGAAATTTTCTGACCATATTAATACAGTAATATGAAACTCTTTCACTCTCGAGATAAAAAGTGCAAATGTAAGTGTTACGATTATTATAATACCTACATTTAAAACTGACATGGAGTCTTTGCTATTAGGATTTAGAAAGCAAATCTAATTGGACATTAACACTGCCATGATAAATGTGATGGCAAAAGCAGTGAGTAGAGAAATGCTAAAGTCAGTTTGAATAGTTGTACTTGATCCGTTTACCTTGAGAAAAACTTCCTTTGTAACTTTCTTACCCTTAAGGGTTTCATATTTCCAAGGTGATTAATAAAGTTGATGACAAAGTTACATTACttgcagaggagaaagaaaagatctTTTAAATCTTTTCACACTTTTAGTATTCTGATGTTGaactttcccttttttccactaTCAGGACATCTTGATGCTGGAATAACTGGAACTGTTAAGAATATTAGATCTCCTGTTCATGTGTTTTGTTTGTCCTTTCAAGCTGAAGCTTCATTAAAATAGCAATCTCTCATAGTGTCTGAGTCAGAGCTCTGATGTCAGCAATGAGGTCAGCTTGTCCATTTCTGTTCTCTTGTTTTTGTGCCACTAGACGTTAGGAAATGGAACTGATTATGCAAAGGTCTGTTTCTTGTTTGAAAGCATGTGTGTACAGATGATAAACCTTTTTCAGATCACTAAGCTAAAATGTCTTATTTCAGTAGAAAACGGGGAGACAGAAATGTCCCCAGAAGAATCATGGGAGcacaaagaagaaataagtgaagcAGAGCCAGGGGTTGGTTCCTTGGGAGATGGAAGGCCCACAGAGGAAAGTGCCCAGGagatgatggaggaggaagaggaaataccaaaacCTAAATCTGTGGTTGCACCGCCAGGTGCTCCTAAGAAAGAACATGTAAATGTAGTGTTTATCGGACATGTAGGTAAGTTGCACTCATAAGCAATGGTAAGAAATGACCGGAGTTATTAGGTATATCAAACACAGAACATTTTATTTAGCTACTTGGAGATGTTTAGTTAAACTGTACTGGATTAatctaaaatgttttcatttttaactcaGTAGATTTCTTAGCTGGCCCAAAATTGCCAACACTTCCAGCGTGGAAGCTGGAAGAAAATAAGTTTCcttatatttatatgaaatgcacAACTGGTCTGTAGACTGCTGATGATGATTCagtagattttggtatctgttaaTTAATATCCTAGAAAATGCACCTATATTTTTGTGTGAACTTCAGTTGATTTTATGGTATTAACTTTACTAGGTAGTGAAATTTTGTGTGTAAGAAATTAATTTGGAGTAGCTTCTGGATGTTACCGTGTTGCTGGCTTAGCACACAAAACCCTATTTAATTTACTCATATATTCTCTTGACAATCTGACTTATGCCAAAAATtggtagaagaaaataaagagttATATGTCCCCCTTTCTTCTCTTTATCTGCTGTCTGCTTTCCCCTGAATTTGATACAACCGTTCTACGTTTTTAGTAGCATGAACTCCTTCAAAATTTGTAAAGGAACACCTGTATTGGCTAAAAGCGAAAAAGACTACCTAAATGTAGTTCACAGGTCTTTGGCTACTTTTGCTCTCTGTTGAGGCTCTCCTTGGGTAGTTTATATTCTATTGCTGCTGCAGAAGCTCAGGGAgcaatctgtttaaaaaaattctttcctttttcaccAGTTAAAGTAGCTCTAAGTCACTGCTGCGCTGCAGAGAGTCTTAGCCTCACTTCCCAAGGGGATGATAACTACCCAGAGCTTATGACCCAGATTCCTGTCATTGCAGTTGCTTTTGTGAGCTGTAATTATATATGTTAAATGGACCTTTAGTTGTGTTTGTGTATAAAGTGACTATGTTTTGGGttggtttttggggggttttttgtttgtttgtctttaatACCTATGGTTTGCACATTGTTGATATTGTTACTTTTAGATGCTGGCAAGTCAACCATTGGAGGACAAATAATGTAAGTCTGTTTTTTTGTTAAATATCTTTTGTTATCACTGTAAGACTCATGGAACATTAATTAAATGTATTTCTAAAAGCTATCTTTTAGATTTGTTAATAAAAACTAATATAGAACCCTAGATTATAAGAATCTTAGTCtgctttaaatataattttctggGGAATAATGAATCTGAGAGAACTGGTTTTTCCTCATTCATTGACTCCTTAAATTTTTGTGGATTTAATCAAAGACAGGTAGTCTGGCTAATGTGCTGAATAATTTTTTGTCATATATAGAAGGTAACTATGTATGAAAATACCATGGTTGGCTTTTAGTGATATGTTctagaattgaaaaaaattttaattaaaatgtctttttaatccTTCCTAAATTAGACCCATTTCTTTAAGTTACATCATCAGCAGATCTAGAGGGCATATCTTCATTGTCTTGCCTTGTTGAGTAATTTTAATCAGTATTTTGCCAATTCTGAAAATTTCCACAACAGACCCTATTACACATGAATCATTAACTAAGGCTCTGGAAGGAAGTGACAGGCCCATATGTTGTTATTTTAGGAGAGTGTATATTTTTTGCTTATGGGCTGCAATTTTCATTGGCATTTCACTAAGATTCTACAGTCAGAGTGGTTAGAAGTATGCGCTGTAGATGACTCTACAGAGAATGtacagagaggaaaggggaacaGGATTTGGATTGAGTCAAAGGAAGCAGTTAGGTATTACtaaggaattattttaaaaattataatctcACTTTGActaatagtttttaaatattaaatattgaaatatattAGTAAGACTTAATTGCTTAGACAACACTgttggaattattttcttttatatagtacttacatttgctttttaaaaaaaaacttgtattcTGAAATAACAGATTTACAGAAAGGTTGCAAAAACTGTACACCGTTGTCATATAACTTATATTCAGCCTACCCTAATGTTAACATTAAATAACCATAGTACAGTCATCACAACTAGGGAGTTAACACTGGTGCAATACTATTAGAGATCTTATTTGAATTTAACCAGTTTTTCCATTagtgttgtttttctgttctagaattccacattgcatttagttgttacATCTCCTTAATCTCTTCCAACTTGTGACACTTCTTCAGTCTTGTCTTTCATGACTTTTATAATTTGAAGAGTGCTATTCAGTTATTTTATGGTATGTTCTTCAATTTGGGGTTGACTGATGTTGTTAACAATTAGATTGAGGTTATGCATTTTGGACAAGAATATCACGGGAGATATGTTGTTTTATCATAGCATTCTATCAGGGCACACATGATAGCGATattcagtgttttatttattACTGGTGGTATTAGCCATGGTTACTTGGTGTTTGCTAGAATTCTCCACTGAAAAGGTACTTTTTTGTTCCCCTTTATCTTGGGAGAGTTAATTTGAGACTGTAAATATCTTTTTCACTGAAACTTTCCATGATTTCAGCATCTACCACAGTGGTGCCTTTACTTTAAAGTAGGTGTTTTATAGAATTGAAATTCTTCTCAAGAGCTTTAAAGGTTTTAGCTTCACAGCTGAATAATTTGTGAGTAATTaaatgtttgtttctcttttcttgaaaTGTTTTCAGGTATTTGACTGGAATGGTTGACAAAAGGACGCTTGAGAAATATGAAAGAGaagctaaagaaaaaaacagagaaacttGGTAAACTTTTATGACACTATAAATTACTTTCAAGAAAACTCTGCTTAATGCTTTTGAGGTCTACTAAGATATAAGTTCATGAGGTCTAAAAATGGTGTCATAACAAAGGAAAAGTTTCCCTTCTAATATGACCCAGTAGATCAGTTCCTGGTGGCATCATaacttaacagaaaaaaatctggaaacatCTGAACATCCAGGATAATAACAAGGgacttgttgaataaattataaaacatccATTTATTTGAGTTATTACCTGACcactaaaatttcatttgtaGAACTTACAGTAACCAGGAATAGAACTGATGTCATAGTGGAATTTGAGGAGAAAGCAGGTAACATAATAATACATAGGATATGATCATTAACTATGTGAataaaacttgaaagaaaatagatgaaattATCAACAGTGGTTGCCTTTGCTTGGTGAAAGGGTcaactttttcattctttctaaccttattttttttgtttttgtttttgagtttaacAAGCTTTATCTAAATAGGACAttgatggtctttttttttaattgtattctgTTATAAGGGGGAAGAAAGCCTACACAATATAATACTAAAAAATAGGTTACTTTGTAATACAGATGATGAGGTAATCTAAATTAACACCTGCTATTATGGATGGTTTGAACTTATGTAAGTAATTTTTCTATGgcaaagaaatactgaaataatttttagCAAGTAACCATTGCTCCCACGTAGCAGGTTAGTGGTCTTCACTTTTGAGAAATACCTTTAGATAGCCGTGATTTGTATTATACTTTGTGCTAGatgattataaaaatgaaatattaaggaACTTAGTACCAATGCCAATATCACCATGAGATAAGTAATAAGTTCCTTTATATTGTCAGCTTGTTATAAATAATGTTTgcttatagaatatataattatgACTCTGGATATATGTAAAAGAGCCAAGCATTTGAATCACAATAATACAAGTTTtagtcatttaattttcatttgtaccCAGTCCTGTTCATGATTTAAATGTTGTATGTGGGACATAAAGCTGGATGGCATCAATTATACCTTTAATggttgaagaatatttttaaaactttcatgttCTTACcagtattattcttattttaaaattattttaggtaCTTGTCTTGGGCCTTAGACACAAATCAGGAAGAGCGAGACAAGGGTAAAACAGTAGAAGTGGGTCGTGCCtattttgaaacagaaaagaagcatttTACAATTCTAGATGCCCCTGGCCACAAGAGTTTTGTCCCAAATATGATTGGTGGTGCTTCTCAAGCTGATTTGGCTGTACTGGTAAGAAAGATATTTCCAGTTCATCTGTGTTATTTGTTAGCAGCCcaatatgaaatttaaatatttgaatttacCTTTAAAAGCTAGAATTTAGGTTACAGGGAACTGTAATATACACAGTCACAATTTTCGAAATCTTTGTAATTTGATTtagtcatgaaaatattttagcttTTCTCTACCATTGCTATTATCTAGTAACTGTGTCAGAAGTTAGTGTTCACTGAATGCCAGGCCTACCCATTTTGTACCCAATAAATGTACTGTAGGTACAAAAATGAGTAATAAGAAATGATGTGTTTTAAGGCCTTTAGTCGTTTtgcaatttgtgtgtgtgtgtgtggtcagtgtATTAGAACTAAATCAAATACATgtttaaattgtaaaatataaAGGCATACTAGATTTTGGAAAATTGGGATTCTGAAGAAACATTTACCAGAACCTTAAGCCATTTAGACATTGTGATGTTCAAAAAGTATGTATGTTGTAACTCAGTTACTTCTACTTTTTTGCAAGAAGCTtctgataaaactgaaaagaaagatgtTTTATTGCTAGAAGAGTGTACCTGAATGTATAAGAATAAACTTTGATTTCTTGGAATAGGTAATCTCTGCCAGGAAAGGAGAGTTTGAAACTGGATTTGAAAAAGGAGGACAGACAAGAGAACATGCAATGTTGGCAAAGACAGCAGGCGTAAAACACTTAATTGTGCTTATTAATAAGATGGATGATCCAACAGTAAATTGGAGCAACGAGAGGTAAACTTTGGATGTCTTACTGTTTTTTTATAGACATATTAGTGCAATAAAGGATGGTTTTGTTACTGTATGCTTTCCCCCCCCCGGGGTTTTTCTAAACCTTCATTTGTTTAATGATGAAACTTGAGTTCAGTTGCTTTACATTATAATTgagttatttataaatattaatagatatGAAGAATGTAAAGAGAAACTAGTGCCATTTTTGAAAAAAGTTGGCTTCAATCCCAAAAAGGACATTCACTTCATGCCCTGCTCAGGACTGACTGGAGCAAATCTTAAAGAGCAATCAGATTTCTGTCCTTGGTACATGTAAgt is a window of Vicugna pacos chromosome 18, VicPac4, whole genome shotgun sequence DNA encoding:
- the GSPT1 gene encoding eukaryotic peptide chain release factor GTP-binding subunit ERF3A isoform X3 is translated as MELSEPVVENGETEMSPEESWEHKEEISEAEPGVGSLGDGRPTEESAQEMMEEEEEIPKPKSVVAPPGAPKKEHVNVVFIGHVDAGKSTIGGQIMYLTGMVDKRTLEKYEREAKEKNRETWYLSWALDTNQEERDKGKTVEVGRAYFETEKKHFTILDAPGHKSFVPNMIGGASQADLAVLVISARKGEFETGFEKGGQTREHAMLAKTAGVKHLIVLINKMDDPTVNWSNERYEECKEKLVPFLKKVGFNPKKDIHFMPCSGLTGANLKEQSDFCPWYIGLPFIPYLDNLPNFNRSVDGPIRLPIVDKYKDMGTVVLGKLESGSICKGQQLVMMPNKHNVEVLGILSDDVETDSVAPGENLKIRLKGIEEEEILPGFILCDPNNLCHSGRTFDAQIVIIEHKSIICPGYNAVLHIHTCIEEVEITALICLVDKKSGEKSKTRPRFVKQDQVCIARLRTAGTICLETFKDFPQMGRFTLRDEGKTIAIGKVLKLVPEKD